Genomic segment of Acinetobacter larvae:
CTGCGGTGTACCAGTTTTTAAAATCTTGCCATCATCCATCATTGCCAGCCAGTCAAAGCCTTGTGCTTCATCCATATAGGCCGTGGCAACAATCACACTCATCTGTGGGCGAACTTTACGAATTCGCCCAATCAACTCCCAGAACTGCGCACGTGCCAAGGGGTCAACCCCGGTCGTCGGCTCATCCAAAATCAGAAAATCTGGATCATGAATCAAGGCGCAGCATAGGCTGAGTTTTTGTTTCATTCCGCCAGACAGCTTGCCAGCGGGACGATCTAGGAAGGCATATAGCCCAGTACTTTTGGTAAGTTCATCAATGCGTTGACGGCGTTGCTCGGCATCATGCCCAAACAAGCGGGCAAAAAACTGTAAGTTTTCCTCAACCGACAAGGTTTTATAGAGATTTTTTCCCAAACCTTGTGGCATAAACGCAATACGTGGACAAACTTGCTTACGATGTTGCCCATTGGCCATATCGCCGCCCAAAACCATCAGGCGGCCTTGTTGTAGCGCACGCGCGCCGGCCAAGAGTGACAATAGACTCGATTTACCGACCCCATCTGGTCCAATCAGACCAATCATACAACCCGCAGGTAAATCTAAATGAATCTGGTCTAATGCCTGTGTCTTGCCATAGCGCAGGCTAATATTTTCAATTTTGGCAACAATCGCTCCGTCTAGGGATTCGGATTGCTGATTCATGATTTAACCTTATTCTCTAAAAATGCAGGCCATGCTGTATTTGGATCCAATTTGATATAAGCCACGCCTGGTAAACCAGTTTTGACTTGTTGAATATTTTTATTTAATAACGCTGGATCAATCTTCGCTTTGACACGGAACATTAACTTTTGTCGTTCATTTTGCGTTTCGACTGATTTCGGTGTGAACTGCGCAGTATCGGCAACATAAGATACTTTGGCTGGAATCACCAAGTCTTTTGCGGCATCTAATACCAAACGCACTTCTGTGCCAATGGCAACCCGCCCAGCCACGGTTTCTGGCAAGAAGAAAGTCATATATACATCGGATAAGTCAATCAAATTCACCACACGACCACCCGATGGAACAACCTCACCCGGCTGGGCAATACGGTACTGTACCCGACCATTTAATGGCGCTTTTAACTGTCCATCTTCGATATCAAACTGAATACGTTCGATGGTTGCTTGAATGGCATCAACTTGTGAACGTGCACCAATTACTTGTGTTTGCGCAGCCACAACTGCAGCCTGAGCACTTGCCACTTGTGCCTTGGCAGCACTCACCGCTGCCGTCACCCGTTGTACATCAGCACGTTCATCATCCAATTGTTGTTGCGATGACGCCCCTTCTTTGGACAATACTTCAGTCCGCGCTAAACGACGCTTGGCAGCCAGTAATTCTGTTTCACGTTGTGCCACCATCGCTTGTGCGGCAGCGCGGTCACTTTCACGCATGGCAATTTGTGCTTCAGCAGTCGAGATTGCATTTTGCGCTTGGCTTTTTTGCGCTTGTGCTTCTCTTAACTGCGCTTCAAGCGTAGAGATTTTGATTTTTGCCAGAACTTGACCGCTTTGGACAAAATCCCCTTCTTTGACCAAGATGTCTTCAACTTGACCGGGTAATTTACTCGCAACATTAACCTCGGTTGCCTCAATTCGTCCATTGCCACTGACCAGACCTTCGGTCGACTCTTGGTTAAAATAGCGCCACAGCAGTATCGCGACTAAAATTACGATAACGACGGCACCAATCATGGATAATTTTTTAATATTCATAGGTGAATCCTATTGCTCAAAGTCGGTCTACAAAGAAGAAGATTGCTGTGTCTGGTACTGCTGGCTATCACCACCTAAAGCCACGTATAACTGCACATATGATTTCAACAAGGCACTCTGGGTCTCAATCCACTGTTGTTCGGCTTGCAATAAACTGCGCTGTGCATCCAGGACTTCTAAATAGTTGACTGCACCATTGTCATAGCGGAGTTCGGCCAAACGTGCGCGTTCATTGAGTGCATCTAGACCTTGTTGTTGAATGTGTAATTGCTCACTGAGCCAGCGACGTTGTGCCAAAGCATCCGAGACTTCACGAAAGGCTTTTTGTACGGTTTTTTCATATTCAGCCACCGCAATATCCGTTCTGACTTCGGCCAATTTCACTTGGTTTTTTAAACGTCCAGCAGTAAAAATCGGAATCGAAATACTCGGTGCAAAACTCCATGCCGCACTGCCTGATTTAAATAAACCATCTAGATCAGCACTGGCGGTACCATAACTTCCAGTCAAGGCAATACGCGGGAAAAATGCGGCGCGTGCTGCATAGATATTGGCATTTTCTGCTTGTAATTTCGCTTCTACCGCACGGATATCTGGACGATTTAGCAATAAATCGGAAGGCAAACCAGTTTGAATGCTGGTGGTTTTAAAGACCACCCGGTCTAAACTGGGTACAGGAACTTCAATCGGCTCCCCCACCAACTGCACCAAAAAATTCGCCGTAGTCGCTTTGGCTTGATTTAACTGGGCCAATAAGGCTTGACCATTACGCAGCAATGTTTCGGCTTGTACATATTCCACTTTGGAGCCGCTTCCGACTTCATAGCGGCGTTTAAAAATACGTACTGAATTTTGATAATTTTGTACCGAACGCTCGGCAAAATGAATGCGTTTTTCCAGCTCAGATAAAGTCAGATAAGTTTGTGTGACCTGCAAAATAATACTGTTACGCACCGCAACTTGGTTCCATTGCGAGGCAAAGAAGCTTTGTAATGCCGCTTCATTTAAACTGCGAATACGCCCCCACAGATCCAGTTCCCACTGC
This window contains:
- a CDS encoding HlyD family secretion protein, whose translation is MNIKKLSMIGAVVIVILVAILLWRYFNQESTEGLVSGNGRIEATEVNVASKLPGQVEDILVKEGDFVQSGQVLAKIKISTLEAQLREAQAQKSQAQNAISTAEAQIAMRESDRAAAQAMVAQRETELLAAKRRLARTEVLSKEGASSQQQLDDERADVQRVTAAVSAAKAQVASAQAAVVAAQTQVIGARSQVDAIQATIERIQFDIEDGQLKAPLNGRVQYRIAQPGEVVPSGGRVVNLIDLSDVYMTFFLPETVAGRVAIGTEVRLVLDAAKDLVIPAKVSYVADTAQFTPKSVETQNERQKLMFRVKAKIDPALLNKNIQQVKTGLPGVAYIKLDPNTAWPAFLENKVKS
- a CDS encoding efflux transporter outer membrane subunit encodes the protein MSYLIVRNTLCSAVCAVLLAACQTQQALQPPEVAMASQYADDQSTEHKLLRWQDYLNDAALEKIIHQALQNNHDLQIASLRIAEAQAAYGIQRSTSFPTIGADAGGQRSRVPADLSYTGQVMHVDQYQAGIGLSQWELDLWGRIRSLNEAALQSFFASQWNQVAVRNSIILQVTQTYLTLSELEKRIHFAERSVQNYQNSVRIFKRRYEVGSGSKVEYVQAETLLRNGQALLAQLNQAKATTANFLVQLVGEPIEVPVPSLDRVVFKTTSIQTGLPSDLLLNRPDIRAVEAKLQAENANIYAARAAFFPRIALTGSYGTASADLDGLFKSGSAAWSFAPSISIPIFTAGRLKNQVKLAEVRTDIAVAEYEKTVQKAFREVSDALAQRRWLSEQLHIQQQGLDALNERARLAELRYDNGAVNYLEVLDAQRSLLQAEQQWIETQSALLKSYVQLYVALGGDSQQYQTQQSSSL